Proteins encoded by one window of Salvia splendens isolate huo1 chromosome 5, SspV2, whole genome shotgun sequence:
- the LOC121804370 gene encoding mediator of RNA polymerase II transcription subunit 15a-like isoform X4, with the protein MDNNSWRSAQGQVPMPGQVIGGEAVPTAGMEGGDWRSQLQQDSRQRIVNKIMETLKRHLPFSGQEGLQELKKIAIRFEEKIYTAATSQSDYLRKISLKMLTMENKSQNPMANSIQSNAASNSKNPQDPASQSMQSQMQNQVQQLPIPMVSNQSRQQILSQNIQNNIPSTGVPNSAGLTPSMPSVGGMSQGTMPNVSVQNPNMQNMSSVTPNAVGNSMGQGVPANMYASSQRQIMGRQQQVVSQDGQQQSQNSQQYLYNQQLQQQILKQKYGQGGLQQSMVQSQLQQQQQQNQLQPNQLQSSQPAVMQSSLRQTSASSTLQNQQTSLQQSSQSMLQQQPQPVLRQQQQQQPQQPPVMHQQQSSMSQHPMLSSQQQQQQQQQQPSTQQPSPANMQQNQMIAQQNNMLDTQHQQRIKTQQINISNMQQHQSINQQNNLPNMHQQQSSGQQNNLPNMHQQQSGGQANHSGFQQQQIGGIQHVNSNLQSNQQPVHILQQSKLAAQQQMQQNMANILPNQPQPSQSQPMQQQLMSQIQSQPGQLQQQMGLQQPSNTLPRDMQQRIQSSGPMLQQQATIDQQKQLLQSSRVMPEVPLTSLDSSSQTGNSNGGEWQEEIYQKIKSMHELYYPELNDMYQRMAAKLQQHDSHPQQPKNDQLDKLRFLKVMLERLIMFLRTNKNDIQANLKEKVAGVEKQILNLITSNRPRKPGSSLQGQVTQPHMHALQQPQQQQPQMSQMHSNESQMNSQMQPMNIQGSMMPMQQNNMTSLQHNTLSSGYGVSNSCQNMLDGLPPSSNIDPGQGNVLNQMQQQGAMNSLQQNPVGVSQQIASSISSQNGLTSLQSNVNSLQSNSNTLQPQQIKQEQQMFSSQHLKQFQQRQMQQQYMPRQHLLQQQQQQQQQQQQQISQQQLGQFPGLQMTQLNQMNDTNDMKTRHQMGAKPGVLQQHNSSGHRTSYHHQQMKPGTPFSMSSQNALQVTSPQIGHHSSPQIDQQSIPTLHNKAVTPLQSANSPFVAPSPSTSTAPSPMPGDSEKMNSGISSISNAGNGMLHPTTAVSMPNQSLAIGTPGISASPLLAEFPSPDVTHGVAPTIVSRNSNVVEQPVERLIKVVKFISPKALSASVSDISSVVSMVDRIAGSAPGNGSRAAVGEDLVAMTKCRLQARFFTQDGPSGAKKMRRYTSAMPCNVVSSSGSVNNDNLRHLNGNESDGESTGASNVKRPRTEANHALEEELRDINQRLIDTVVYICEDDVDPTAVAAASEGGEGTIVKCSFSAVALSPNLKSQYASAQISPIQPLRLLVPNTYPNCSPILLDKFPAEVR; encoded by the exons AATGGAGACTTTGAAAAGGCATCTTCCTTTCTCTGGACAAGAGGGACTGCAAGAACTCAAGAAAATAGCCATCAGATTTGAGGAAAAAATATATACTGCAGCAACTAGCCAG TCAGattatttaagaaaaatatcTTTGAAGATGTTGACAATGGAGAACAAATCCCAGAATCCTATGGCGAATTCAATTCAGTCTAATGCTGCAAGTAATAGCAAAAATCCTCAAGATCCTG CTTCTCAAAGCATGCAGTCCCAAATGCAAAATCAGGTCCAGCAACTACCAATTCCAATGGTTTCTAATCAATCTCGGCAACAGATTTTATCCCAAAATATCCAGAATAACATCCCATCAACTGGAGTGCCGAATTCTGCTGGTTTGACACCCTCAATGCCTTCTGTTGGTGGCATGTCCCAGGGTACCATGCCCAATGTTTCTGTTCAGAATCCTAACATGCAAAACATGTCTAGTGTAACTCCGAATGCAGTAGGGAATTCAATGGGGCAAGGTGTGCCTGCTAATATGTATGCAAGCTCCCAGAGACAGATTATGGGTAGACAGCAGCAGGTTGTTTCACAGGATGGCCAACAGCAGTCTCAGAATTCACAGCAATATCTTTACAATCAGCAGCTACAACAACAAATTTTGAAGCAGAAATATGGGCAGGGAGGTTTGCAACAATCTATGGTGCAGTCTCagttgcagcagcagcagcaacagaACCAATTGCAACCAAATCAGTTGCAATCCTCTCAGCCAGCTGTTATGCAATCTTCTTTGAGGCAAACATCAGCGTCATCGACACTTCAAAATCAACAGACATCTCTGCAGCAATCAAGTCAATCTATGCTTCAACAGCAACCACAACCAGTCCTCAGgcaacagcagcagcaacaacCACAACAACCTCCCGTCATGCATCAGCAGCAAAGTTCTATGTCTCAGCACCCAATGCTCTCGagtcagcagcagcagcaacaacagCAACAGCAGCCTAGTACCCAACAGCCAAGTCCTGCAAACATGCAACAAAATCAGATGATTGCCCAACAGAATAACATGCTTGACACACAGCATCAGCAAAGAATCAAGACTCAGCAGATCAACATCTCCAACATGCAGCAGCATCAGTCAATCAATCAACAAAATAACCTTCCAAACATGCATCAACAGCAGTCAAGTGGTCAGCAGAATAACCTCCCAAATATGCATCAACAACAATCAGGTGGTCAGGCAAATCATTCTGGTTTCCAACAGCAGCAAATCGGTGGAATTCAACATGTTAACTCCAACTTGCAATCAAATCAGCAACCTGTCCATATTTTACAACAATCTAAGCTTGCAGCTCAGCAGCAAATGCAGCAGAACATGGCAAACATACTGCCTAACCAACCTCAACCATCCCAGTCGCAGCCAATGCAGCAGCAGTTGATGTCACAGATCCAGTCGCAGCCAGGGCAGCTGCAACAGCAAATGGGTTTGCAGCAACCATCAAATACATTACCGAGAGACATGCAGCAGAGAATTCAATCATCTGGTCCCATGCTTCAACAGCAAGCCACAATTGATCAGCAGAAACAGTTGTTGCAATCTTCAAGAGTCATGCCAGAGGTTCCATTGA CATCTTTAGATTCCTCCTCACAGACTGGGAATTCAAATGGAGGGGAATGGCAAGAGGAAATTTATCAAAAG ATTAAATCCATGCATGAGCTGTATTACCCTGAACTCAATGACATGTACCAGAGAATGGCAGCCAAGCTGCAGCAG CATGATTCTCATCCTCAACAGCCTAAGAACGATCAACTTGACAAACTTAGATTTCTTAAGGTTATGTTAGAACGGCTAATTATGTTTCTGAGGACAAATAAGAATGACATTCAGGCCAATCTGAAGGAGAAGGTAGCTGGAGTTGAAAAACAGATTTTGAATCTTATTACCTCAAATAGGCCCAGGAAGCCTGGTTCTTCATTGCAAGGGCAGGTCACCCAGCCTCACATGCATGCCTTGCAACAACCTCAGCAACAACAGCCCCAAATGTCTCAAATGCACTCGAATGAAAGTCAAATGAATTCTCAGATGCAACCAATGAATATACAGGGTTCTATGATGCCTATGCAGCAGAATAATATGACCAGTTTGCAGCATAATACCTTATCCTCTGGCTATGGTGTTTCAAATTCTTGTCAGAATATGCTGGATGGGCTGCCGCCTAGTTCAAATATTGATCCTGGGCAGGGAAATGTACTTAACCAGATGCAGCAACAAGGTGCCATGAACTCTCTACAACAAAATCCAGTGGGTGTATCTCAACAGATCGCTAGCTCTATATCTTCACAAAATGGGCTGACATCACTCCAGTCAAATGTCAATTCCTTGCAATCAAATTCGAATACTCTTCAGCCACAGCAAATAAAACAGGAGCAGCAAATGTTCTCATCCCAGCATCTAAAGCAGTTCCAGCAAAGGCAGATGCAGCAACAATATATGCCAAGGCAGCATTTACTCCAGCAGCAGCAACAGCAacagcaacaacaacaacaacaaatctCTCAGCAGCAATTGGGACAGTTTCCTGGACTGCAAATGACGCAACTTAATCAAATGAATGACACAAATGATATGAAGACGAGACACCAGATGGGTGCAAAACCAGGAGTTCTTCAACAGCATAACTCTTCTGGCCATCGAACTTCATATCATCACCAACAAATGAAGCCTGGAACACCTTTCTCCATGTCGTCGCAGAATGCTCTTCAGGTAACATCCCCACAGATTGGTCATCATTCTTCTCCACAAATTGACCAGCAAAGTATCCCTACTTTGCATAACAAGGCTGTAACTCCCCTGCAATCTGCAAACTCACCATTTGTTGCCCCATCTCCTTCGACTTCCACGGCTCCATCCCCGATGCCAGGCGACTCAGAGAAAATGAATTCTGGTATATCATCAATTTCAAATGCTGGAAATGGCATGCTTCATCCAACCACTGCAGTGTCAATGCCAAACCAGTCCCTTGCTATTGGAACTCCTGGGATATCTGCCTCACCTTTACTTGCAGAATTCCCCAGTCCTGATGTCACTCATGGTGTTGCACCAACCATTGTTTCCAGAAACTCTAATGTTGTGGAACAACCAGTTGAACGGTTAATCAAAGTG GTGAAGTTTATCTCTCCCAAAGCTTTGAGTGCCTCTGTTAGTGACATTAGCTCTGTAGTTAGTATGGTGGACAGAATTGCAGGATCTGCTCCGGGTAATGGATCACGTGCTGCAGTAGGTGAAGATTTGGTTGCTATGACTAAATGCCGCTTGCAGGCCAGATTCTTCACTCAAGATGGACCTAGTGGTGCCAAGAAAATGAGACGTTATACTAGTGCAATGCCATGTAATGTTGTTTCATCTAGTGGGAGTGTTAATAATGACAACCTCAGACATTTAAATGGTAATGAATCTGATGGAGAATCTACTGGAGCATCGAATGTGAAAAGACCTAGAACTGAG GCTAACCATGCACTTGAAGAAGAGTTGCGGGATATAAATCAAAGGCTTATAGACACTGTTGTCTATATCTGTGAAGATGATGTTGATCCAACAGCAGTTGCTGCTGCTTCTGAGGGTGGAGAAGGAACTATCGTGAAGTGCTCTTTCAGTGCTGTTGCTCTTAGCCCTAATCTAAAGTCGCAATATGCTTCTGCACAAATA TCTCCAATTCAACCTCTAAGGTTGCTGGTCCCAAACACTTATCCAAATTGCTCTCCTATACTTCTGGACAAGTTTCCAGCTGAAGTCAG GTGA
- the LOC121804370 gene encoding mediator of RNA polymerase II transcription subunit 15a-like isoform X3, whose product MDNNSWRSAQGQVPMPGQVIGGEAVPTAGMEGGDWRSQLQQDSRQRIVNKIMETLKRHLPFSGQEGLQELKKIAIRFEEKIYTAATSQSDYLRKISLKMLTMENKSQNPMANSIQSNAASNSKNPQDPASQSMQSQMQNQVQQLPIPMVSNQSRQQILSQNIQNNIPSTGVPNSAGLTPSMPSVGGMSQGTMPNVSVQNPNMQNMSSVTPNAVGNSMGQGVPANMYASSQRQIMGRQQQVVSQDGQQQSQNSQQYLYNQQLQQQILKQKYGQGGLQQSMVQSQLQQQQQQNQLQPNQLQSSQPAVMQSSLRQTSASSTLQNQQTSLQQSSQSMLQQQPQPVLRQQQQQQPQQPPVMHQQQSSMSQHPMLSSQQQQQQQQQQPSTQQPSPANMQQNQMIAQQNNMLDTQHQQRIKTQQINISNMQQHQSINQQNNLPNMHQQQSSGQQNNLPNMHQQQSGGQANHSGFQQQQIGGIQHVNSNLQSNQQPVHILQQSKLAAQQQMQQNMANILPNQPQPSQSQPMQQQLMSQIQSQPGQLQQQMGLQQPSNTLPRDMQQRIQSSGPMLQQQATIDQQKQLLQSSRVMPEVPLTSLDSSSQTGNSNGGEWQEEIYQKIKSMHELYYPELNDMYQRMAAKLQQHDSHPQQPKNDQLDKLRFLKVMLERLIMFLRTNKNDIQANLKEKVAGVEKQILNLITSNRPRKPGSSLQGQVTQPHMHALQQPQQQQPQMSQMHSNESQMNSQMQPMNIQGSMMPMQQNNMTSLQHNTLSSGYGVSNSCQNMLDGLPPSSNIDPGQGNVLNQMQQQGAMNSLQQNPVGVSQQIASSISSQNGLTSLQSNVNSLQSNSNTLQPQQIKQEQQMFSSQHLKQFQQRQMQQQYMPRQHLLQQQQQQQQQQQQQISQQQLGQFPGLQMTQLNQMNDTNDMKTRHQMGAKPGVLQQHNSSGHRTSYHHQQMKPGTPFSMSSQNALQVTSPQIGHHSSPQIDQQSIPTLHNKAVTPLQSANSPFVAPSPSTSTAPSPMPGDSEKMNSGISSISNAGNGMLHPTTAVSMPNQSLAIGTPGISASPLLAEFPSPDVTHGVAPTIVSRNSNVVEQPVERLIKVVKFISPKALSASVSDISSVVSMVDRIAGSAPGNGSRAAVGEDLVAMTKCRLQARFFTQDGPSGAKKMRRYTSAMPCNVVSSSGSVNNDNLRHLNGNESDGESTGASNVKRPRTEANHALEEELRDINQRLIDTVVYICEDDVDPTAVAAASEGGEGTIVKCSFSAVALSPNLKSQYASAQISPIQPLRLLVPNTYPNCSPILLDKFPAEVRQQTYVLLQSVLLF is encoded by the exons AATGGAGACTTTGAAAAGGCATCTTCCTTTCTCTGGACAAGAGGGACTGCAAGAACTCAAGAAAATAGCCATCAGATTTGAGGAAAAAATATATACTGCAGCAACTAGCCAG TCAGattatttaagaaaaatatcTTTGAAGATGTTGACAATGGAGAACAAATCCCAGAATCCTATGGCGAATTCAATTCAGTCTAATGCTGCAAGTAATAGCAAAAATCCTCAAGATCCTG CTTCTCAAAGCATGCAGTCCCAAATGCAAAATCAGGTCCAGCAACTACCAATTCCAATGGTTTCTAATCAATCTCGGCAACAGATTTTATCCCAAAATATCCAGAATAACATCCCATCAACTGGAGTGCCGAATTCTGCTGGTTTGACACCCTCAATGCCTTCTGTTGGTGGCATGTCCCAGGGTACCATGCCCAATGTTTCTGTTCAGAATCCTAACATGCAAAACATGTCTAGTGTAACTCCGAATGCAGTAGGGAATTCAATGGGGCAAGGTGTGCCTGCTAATATGTATGCAAGCTCCCAGAGACAGATTATGGGTAGACAGCAGCAGGTTGTTTCACAGGATGGCCAACAGCAGTCTCAGAATTCACAGCAATATCTTTACAATCAGCAGCTACAACAACAAATTTTGAAGCAGAAATATGGGCAGGGAGGTTTGCAACAATCTATGGTGCAGTCTCagttgcagcagcagcagcaacagaACCAATTGCAACCAAATCAGTTGCAATCCTCTCAGCCAGCTGTTATGCAATCTTCTTTGAGGCAAACATCAGCGTCATCGACACTTCAAAATCAACAGACATCTCTGCAGCAATCAAGTCAATCTATGCTTCAACAGCAACCACAACCAGTCCTCAGgcaacagcagcagcaacaacCACAACAACCTCCCGTCATGCATCAGCAGCAAAGTTCTATGTCTCAGCACCCAATGCTCTCGagtcagcagcagcagcaacaacagCAACAGCAGCCTAGTACCCAACAGCCAAGTCCTGCAAACATGCAACAAAATCAGATGATTGCCCAACAGAATAACATGCTTGACACACAGCATCAGCAAAGAATCAAGACTCAGCAGATCAACATCTCCAACATGCAGCAGCATCAGTCAATCAATCAACAAAATAACCTTCCAAACATGCATCAACAGCAGTCAAGTGGTCAGCAGAATAACCTCCCAAATATGCATCAACAACAATCAGGTGGTCAGGCAAATCATTCTGGTTTCCAACAGCAGCAAATCGGTGGAATTCAACATGTTAACTCCAACTTGCAATCAAATCAGCAACCTGTCCATATTTTACAACAATCTAAGCTTGCAGCTCAGCAGCAAATGCAGCAGAACATGGCAAACATACTGCCTAACCAACCTCAACCATCCCAGTCGCAGCCAATGCAGCAGCAGTTGATGTCACAGATCCAGTCGCAGCCAGGGCAGCTGCAACAGCAAATGGGTTTGCAGCAACCATCAAATACATTACCGAGAGACATGCAGCAGAGAATTCAATCATCTGGTCCCATGCTTCAACAGCAAGCCACAATTGATCAGCAGAAACAGTTGTTGCAATCTTCAAGAGTCATGCCAGAGGTTCCATTGA CATCTTTAGATTCCTCCTCACAGACTGGGAATTCAAATGGAGGGGAATGGCAAGAGGAAATTTATCAAAAG ATTAAATCCATGCATGAGCTGTATTACCCTGAACTCAATGACATGTACCAGAGAATGGCAGCCAAGCTGCAGCAG CATGATTCTCATCCTCAACAGCCTAAGAACGATCAACTTGACAAACTTAGATTTCTTAAGGTTATGTTAGAACGGCTAATTATGTTTCTGAGGACAAATAAGAATGACATTCAGGCCAATCTGAAGGAGAAGGTAGCTGGAGTTGAAAAACAGATTTTGAATCTTATTACCTCAAATAGGCCCAGGAAGCCTGGTTCTTCATTGCAAGGGCAGGTCACCCAGCCTCACATGCATGCCTTGCAACAACCTCAGCAACAACAGCCCCAAATGTCTCAAATGCACTCGAATGAAAGTCAAATGAATTCTCAGATGCAACCAATGAATATACAGGGTTCTATGATGCCTATGCAGCAGAATAATATGACCAGTTTGCAGCATAATACCTTATCCTCTGGCTATGGTGTTTCAAATTCTTGTCAGAATATGCTGGATGGGCTGCCGCCTAGTTCAAATATTGATCCTGGGCAGGGAAATGTACTTAACCAGATGCAGCAACAAGGTGCCATGAACTCTCTACAACAAAATCCAGTGGGTGTATCTCAACAGATCGCTAGCTCTATATCTTCACAAAATGGGCTGACATCACTCCAGTCAAATGTCAATTCCTTGCAATCAAATTCGAATACTCTTCAGCCACAGCAAATAAAACAGGAGCAGCAAATGTTCTCATCCCAGCATCTAAAGCAGTTCCAGCAAAGGCAGATGCAGCAACAATATATGCCAAGGCAGCATTTACTCCAGCAGCAGCAACAGCAacagcaacaacaacaacaacaaatctCTCAGCAGCAATTGGGACAGTTTCCTGGACTGCAAATGACGCAACTTAATCAAATGAATGACACAAATGATATGAAGACGAGACACCAGATGGGTGCAAAACCAGGAGTTCTTCAACAGCATAACTCTTCTGGCCATCGAACTTCATATCATCACCAACAAATGAAGCCTGGAACACCTTTCTCCATGTCGTCGCAGAATGCTCTTCAGGTAACATCCCCACAGATTGGTCATCATTCTTCTCCACAAATTGACCAGCAAAGTATCCCTACTTTGCATAACAAGGCTGTAACTCCCCTGCAATCTGCAAACTCACCATTTGTTGCCCCATCTCCTTCGACTTCCACGGCTCCATCCCCGATGCCAGGCGACTCAGAGAAAATGAATTCTGGTATATCATCAATTTCAAATGCTGGAAATGGCATGCTTCATCCAACCACTGCAGTGTCAATGCCAAACCAGTCCCTTGCTATTGGAACTCCTGGGATATCTGCCTCACCTTTACTTGCAGAATTCCCCAGTCCTGATGTCACTCATGGTGTTGCACCAACCATTGTTTCCAGAAACTCTAATGTTGTGGAACAACCAGTTGAACGGTTAATCAAAGTG GTGAAGTTTATCTCTCCCAAAGCTTTGAGTGCCTCTGTTAGTGACATTAGCTCTGTAGTTAGTATGGTGGACAGAATTGCAGGATCTGCTCCGGGTAATGGATCACGTGCTGCAGTAGGTGAAGATTTGGTTGCTATGACTAAATGCCGCTTGCAGGCCAGATTCTTCACTCAAGATGGACCTAGTGGTGCCAAGAAAATGAGACGTTATACTAGTGCAATGCCATGTAATGTTGTTTCATCTAGTGGGAGTGTTAATAATGACAACCTCAGACATTTAAATGGTAATGAATCTGATGGAGAATCTACTGGAGCATCGAATGTGAAAAGACCTAGAACTGAG GCTAACCATGCACTTGAAGAAGAGTTGCGGGATATAAATCAAAGGCTTATAGACACTGTTGTCTATATCTGTGAAGATGATGTTGATCCAACAGCAGTTGCTGCTGCTTCTGAGGGTGGAGAAGGAACTATCGTGAAGTGCTCTTTCAGTGCTGTTGCTCTTAGCCCTAATCTAAAGTCGCAATATGCTTCTGCACAAATA TCTCCAATTCAACCTCTAAGGTTGCTGGTCCCAAACACTTATCCAAATTGCTCTCCTATACTTCTGGACAAGTTTCCAGCTGAAGTCAG ACAACAAACATATGTTCTGTTGCAATCGGTCTTATTATTTTGA